Proteins encoded in a region of the Sugiyamaella lignohabitans strain CBS 10342 chromosome B, complete sequence genome:
- the NAM8 gene encoding Nam8p (RNA binding protein, component of the U1 snRNP protein; mutants are defective in meiotic recombination and in formation of viable spores, involved in the formation of DSBs through meiosis-specific splicing of REC107 pre-mRNA; Nam8p regulon embraces the meiotic pre-mRNAs of REC107, HFM1, AMA1 SPO22 and PCH2; the putative RNA binding domains RRM2 and RRM3 are required for Nam8p meiotic function; GO_component: GO:0005685 - U1 snRNP [Evidence IDA] [PMID 9630245]; GO_component: GO:0071004 - U2-type prespliceosome [Evidence IDA] [PMID 16618970]; GO_component: GO:0000243 - commitment complex [Evidence IPI] [PMID 10072386]; GO_component: GO:0005737 - cytoplasm [Evidence IDA] [PMID 23222640]; GO_component: GO:0005739 - mitochondrion [Evidence IEA,IEA]; GO_component: GO:0005634 - nucleus [Evidence IDA] [PMID 23222640]; GO_function: GO:0003723 - RNA binding [Evidence IEA]; GO_function: GO:0003723 - RNA binding [Evidence IPI] [PMID 10072385]; GO_function: GO:0003729 - mRNA binding [Evidence IPI] [PMID 10072386]; GO_function: GO:0003729 - mRNA binding [Evidence IDA] [PMID 23222640]; GO_function: GO:0003676 - nucleic acid binding [Evidence IEA]; GO_function: GO:0000166 - nucleotide binding [Evidence IEA]; GO_process: GO:0006397 - mRNA processing [Evidence IEA]; GO_process: GO:0006376 - mRNA splice site selection [Evidence IMP] [PMID 10072385]; GO_process: GO:0000398 - mRNA splicing, via spliceosome [Evidence IPI] [PMID 10072386]; GO_process: GO:0048026 - positive regulation of mRNA splicing, via spliceosome [Evidence IMP] [PMID 10983980]), producing MSFSYDYSEAQAQQQQQQQSQPQAADISVSNSGEPKVEPSSVTTDASAAGTAGSASSATTTGAAGSVGLDANGAGSVVPPGTSTSPALVAGSPPTASSDSKSTLWMGELEPWYDENAIGKIWQNFGENVTVKLIRDKYSGVNAGYCFVDFGTPQAAAKALSLNGQPIPNSQRVFRLNWASGGGLIDKRDDRGPEFSIFVGDLSPEVTEFNLLQLFQSRYSSCKSAKIMTDPSTNASRGYGFVRFNDETHMQRALAEMQGFFLGNRPIRISTATPKSKPGQNGLVGNSGNGAGPNVGGPGGLYHQMGMGGPPPPAGYYGTPQTLNQFTDPNNTTVFVGGLSGHVTEDELRRYFAGFGDITYVRIPPGKGCGFVQFVQRHSAEAAITQMQGYPIGSSRVRLSWGRSQNAVANAGLNGLPGGPGGNNGPPPGAYRPAPPPPNVYPQLNIPAQPHYGPYGPINPHVQGQVDIHGQQQQQLGGPIPGVAGAAGAAGPVPGVAQVNNGADPLLPLGQDPSEPVPVARLNELYLAARDGRLDRMDADGRGYHGVYAQ from the coding sequence ATGTCGTTTTCTTATGATTATTCAGAGGCccaagctcaacaacagcagcagcaacaatcACAGCCTCAAGCTGCTGATATCTCTGTTTCCAACTCTGGTGAGCCCAAGGTCGAGCCTTCTTCTGTCACTACTGATgctagtgctgctggtactgcCGGTTCTGCATCGTCTGCTACCACTACTGGCGCTGCTGGTTCCGTTGGTTTAGATGCTAATGGAGCTGGTTCTGTTGTTCCCCCTGGTACTTCGACTTCTCCTGCTCTTGTTGCTGGCTCACCCCctactgcttcttctgataGCAAGTCTACTCTCTGGATGGGCGAACTTGAGCCTTGGTACGATGAGAATGCTATTGGTAAGATCTGGCAAAACTTTGGTGAAAATGTGACTGTCAAGCTGATCCGTGATAAATACTCTGGTGTCAATGCTGGCTACTGTTTTGTTGACTTTGGCACTCCTCAAGCAGCTGCCAAGGCTCTTAGTCTTAATGGCCAGCCTATCCCAAACAGTCAACGCGTGTTCCGATTGAACTGGGCCTCTGGTGGAGGTTTGATTGATAAGCGCGATGACCGGGGCCCCGAGTTCTCGATTTTTGTTGGCGATTTGTCTCCCGAAGTCACTGAATTCAACCTTTTACAATTGTTTCAATCGCGCTATTCGTCTTGTAAATCGGCCAAAATTATGACCGACCCATCGACTAATGCCTCGAGAGGTTACGGTTTTGTTCGTTTTAATGATGAGACTCACATGCAAAGAGCACTTGCTGAGATGCAgggcttcttcttgggCAATAGACCCATTAGAATCTCAACTGCCACCCCCAAGTCGAAACCAGGTCAAAACGGTTTGGTAGGCAACTCTGGTAATGGAGCTGGTCCCAATGTCGGCGGTCCTGGCGGCTTATATCATCAAATGGGCATGGGTGGccctccaccacctgctgGCTACTATGGTACTCCTCAGACACTAAACCAGTTCACGGATCCTAATAACACCactgtttttgttggtggaCTGTCAGGTCATGTTACTGAGGACGAACTCCGCAGATATTTCGCTGGTTTCGGTGATATTACCTATGTTCGTATTCCACCAGGCAAGGGCTGTGGATTTGTTCAGTTTGTCCAGCGCCATTCTGCCGAAGCCGCTATCACTCAGATGCAGGGATATCCTATTGGCAGCTCCCGCGTCCGACTTTCTTGGGGAAGATCTCAAAATGCTGTTGCTAATGCCGGTCTTAACGGCCTTCCGGGCGGTCCTGGCGGTAATAATGGTCCTCCCCCTGGTGCTTACAGACCTGCCCCTCCCCCACCAAATGTGTATCCTCAATTGAACATTCCAGCACAACCTCACTACGGTCCATATGGACCCATAAACCCACATGTGCAGGGACAAGTTGATATCCACggtcagcaacaacagcaacttGGAGGTCCCATTCCTGGTGTCGCTGgcgctgctggtgctgctggtcctgTTCCTGGTGTTGCACAAGTCAATAACGGAGCCGATCCACTGCTCCCACTTGGCCAAGACCCCTCTGAGCCAGTTCCTGTCGCTCGTCTTAACGAGCTCTACCTTGCTGCCCGTGACGGACGTCTGGACAGAATGGACGCTGATGGCCGCGGATACCATGGAGTCTACGCCCAATAA